In Anaerolineales bacterium, one DNA window encodes the following:
- a CDS encoding glycosyltransferase family 39 protein has protein sequence MRQKKTLLKLYILMGLFEGAVAFGFLLLIPADPRNAVFLGYSSQRLLLLGVFLAFFALVFLFFLQIQNSAARLEQSIQHMEGVLNSRRGNFIMHLVSLFLISLGIILLLLPFENQAAYFAFAERIGPVIFLGSAVGIQTLLGQFLWRNKKPNWHILLEWKSLFGITSAVFTLLLVLSAWVARSGIGLVPEKYGWHYPGAPILFSQLFVAWLFSLSFIFWNDPLEKWVKGFQVNHASFIRLDVIVCLALWLSASFIWWGEPMRKDSYFTPTPTPPNFEYYPHSDAAIYDLSAQNMLIGADQNNKIILRPLYVFMLTLFRMVGGQLYENVIFLQVGFLAVMPAIAYLLASMLGGRPAGLLIAILIILRERNGIALTNVIEISHSKLLMADVPTMVFMLLLIFVLVKWLKRPVASDWLGVFAGASFGMLMLVRSHQSVFIVPAILIGMAFSGGFRLKRALRRISVFALGFLVMAAPWIWRNHEVNGKLAIESSEFYISWYAGAYTEPTDTVDILPGETPDEHSSRIKRQVFQYILDHPVELARVYTSYFVRNEIASVLAMPVSLKLYDLRSYTVRMQYWNEPLLSFTPGSGLIFFITLGLITFGVGIAVKRLGVLGLVPLLIHFTFNFSMSLARISGWRFVQPVDWILQLYYCIGLVTLTVLVIALISSRVSGVVYNREDGGGSFDNPSAALGKCRSTLLVFIFLGISLPLTEILIPQRYSEMDTDQRLAEQAADGLMLENGTWITAAHVESFLETEPAAVVLYGRALYPLFYEQGKYWGSGESFSLLVGDLDRLQFTYIGSENAQVFIQRETPPDYFPNAADVFIIGCRERAGIRALAVEVNDRSPIVAKLPWQGLTCSIE, from the coding sequence ATGCGGCAAAAAAAAACATTGTTGAAACTATACATTCTGATGGGGTTGTTTGAAGGTGCTGTTGCCTTTGGATTCCTTTTATTGATCCCCGCTGATCCGAGGAATGCCGTGTTTCTTGGATATTCATCCCAGCGCCTTCTATTGCTTGGCGTGTTTCTCGCTTTTTTTGCCCTGGTTTTTTTGTTTTTTTTGCAGATTCAAAATTCAGCCGCAAGGCTGGAACAATCCATCCAACATATGGAAGGGGTTCTTAATAGCCGCCGGGGGAATTTCATCATGCATCTGGTTTCCTTGTTTCTGATCTCATTGGGAATTATCCTCTTGCTTCTTCCCTTCGAGAATCAGGCCGCTTATTTTGCGTTCGCTGAGCGCATTGGCCCGGTTATTTTCCTGGGGAGTGCCGTTGGCATTCAAACTCTGCTTGGACAGTTTCTGTGGCGAAATAAAAAACCGAATTGGCACATCCTTTTGGAATGGAAAAGCCTTTTTGGGATCACGAGCGCTGTGTTTACGTTACTCCTGGTTTTGTCTGCATGGGTTGCCAGGTCAGGTATCGGTTTGGTGCCGGAAAAATATGGATGGCATTACCCAGGGGCGCCAATTCTATTTTCTCAATTGTTTGTAGCATGGCTTTTTTCATTATCCTTTATTTTTTGGAACGACCCGCTTGAGAAGTGGGTGAAAGGTTTTCAAGTCAACCATGCATCTTTTATCCGCCTGGATGTGATCGTTTGCCTGGCCTTATGGCTTTCGGCTTCCTTTATTTGGTGGGGTGAGCCCATGCGGAAGGATAGTTACTTCACGCCAACCCCCACCCCGCCAAATTTTGAATATTATCCCCATTCCGACGCGGCCATTTACGATCTATCCGCTCAGAACATGCTCATAGGAGCCGATCAAAACAATAAAATCATACTGCGGCCATTGTATGTTTTTATGCTCACACTTTTCCGCATGGTGGGTGGACAACTCTATGAGAATGTGATTTTTCTTCAGGTTGGTTTCCTGGCGGTCATGCCGGCGATAGCCTATTTATTGGCGTCCATGCTTGGAGGCCGGCCGGCGGGCCTTCTGATTGCGATTTTGATCATCTTAAGGGAAAGGAATGGCATTGCGCTGACCAATGTCATTGAGATTTCCCATTCAAAGCTGTTGATGGCTGACGTGCCCACAATGGTTTTTATGCTCCTGTTGATTTTTGTTCTGGTGAAATGGCTTAAAAGACCAGTCGCTTCTGATTGGCTCGGGGTTTTTGCGGGCGCATCGTTTGGGATGTTAATGCTCGTGCGCAGTCACCAGTCGGTATTCATAGTTCCGGCCATCTTGATCGGCATGGCCTTTTCTGGAGGTTTTCGGTTAAAGCGGGCTCTTCGACGAATCTCGGTGTTTGCTTTGGGTTTTTTGGTGATGGCAGCGCCATGGATTTGGAGAAACCATGAAGTTAATGGGAAACTTGCAATAGAAAGTTCCGAGTTTTACATCAGCTGGTATGCCGGGGCGTATACTGAGCCGACGGATACGGTGGATATTCTTCCGGGGGAGACCCCTGATGAGCATTCGAGCCGTATAAAGCGCCAGGTGTTTCAGTATATTTTGGATCATCCGGTGGAATTGGCACGGGTTTATACAAGCTATTTTGTCCGCAATGAAATTGCATCAGTCCTTGCCATGCCCGTGTCGCTGAAATTATATGATCTGCGTTCCTATACTGTGCGCATGCAGTATTGGAATGAACCTTTGCTCAGTTTTACACCTGGTTCAGGATTGATCTTCTTTATTACACTTGGGTTGATTACCTTCGGCGTGGGCATCGCTGTTAAACGGTTGGGCGTGTTGGGGCTCGTGCCGCTTTTAATTCACTTTACCTTTAACTTTAGCATGTCCCTTGCCCGCATATCTGGATGGCGTTTTGTTCAGCCGGTGGACTGGATTCTACAACTTTACTATTGCATTGGACTGGTGACATTGACTGTTCTTGTGATTGCATTGATCTCAAGCAGGGTATCCGGGGTTGTCTATAACAGGGAGGACGGGGGCGGGTCTTTTGATAACCCGTCTGCCGCTTTAGGAAAATGCCGGTCAACTTTGTTGGTTTTTATATTTTTGGGGATATCTCTGCCGTTGACGGAAATACTTATTCCTCAGAGATATTCTGAAATGGATACAGATCAGAGGCTCGCTGAACAGGCGGCGGACGGGCTTATGTTGGAAAATGGCACCTGGATAACAGCAGCACATGTAGAATCCTTTCTGGAAACAGAACCAGCCGCCGTTGTTCTGTATGGACGCGCCCTTTATCCACTCTTTTATGAGCAGGGCAAGTATTGGGGAAGCGGCGAATCCTTTTCCTTGCTGGTAGGCGATTTGGATCGATTACAATTTACTTATATTGGGTCTGAAAATGCCCAGGTTTTCATTCAAAGGGAGACACCTCCGGATTATTTCCCAAATGCCGCCGATGTGTTCATTATTGGTTGCAGGGAAAGAGCCGGCATACGTGCACTGGCTGTTGAGGTCAATGATCGATCCCCCATTGTTGCGAAATTGCCGTGGCAGGGATTGACCTGTTCTATAGAATAG
- a CDS encoding phospholipid carrier-dependent glycosyltransferase, translated as MQRKSSQWTIRNETLLPFFLFLLFLGVSLPGVQWGAPALWNPDELVWRVDMALNGNMIFDETEPDFNYPSLPKYVMYAIGLVTYDLLGKSSFAFIVAARAFSAFLGALSGVLIYYLARRMGANKRTSALAGLLYIAGGVAAANARFAHNDLYLQFFTILCVFFVVKYQYSRMPWWWYASFFAVGLAASSKYTGGSIILLPVIVYLVMHWSEIRASWLSMAGRLVLGGVVSFLGYGLGTPKALFAPVYYFTSVIPFLRNYPQYGFNSGAQIGLFGQWQVFENAVGAFVYWVFIIAFLWFVVKLVLWRFVKVKFDRGQAQAVFALLLTVLIFDLPFMVSINYIPRYFIPFVPFLAILGALFIREILDLANDWNWKVMSYAVGLLLFVGISHALLRLASTALLFMNDARIPASEYIAAVRGYGKSIEYTLYPPVIEKRRFMRAHNYPIYFVKYPTDVVPRGGRYEYNQGEQGLLERGTDYFVIDSYTYDRFYTDTVCETNPVECDFFKRLLAGEVTSYRLIREFSYELPAFLPGVWVSAVNPDIKIYERMP; from the coding sequence ATGCAACGGAAATCATCTCAATGGACAATACGGAACGAGACGCTTCTGCCCTTTTTCCTTTTCCTGCTCTTTCTTGGAGTTTCACTGCCGGGTGTGCAGTGGGGCGCGCCTGCGCTGTGGAACCCGGATGAACTGGTCTGGCGCGTGGATATGGCGCTCAACGGGAATATGATCTTTGACGAGACCGAGCCCGATTTCAATTACCCGTCCCTGCCAAAGTATGTTATGTATGCCATCGGCCTGGTGACCTATGATCTATTGGGGAAATCGAGTTTTGCATTCATTGTTGCCGCGCGCGCGTTTTCAGCGTTCCTGGGGGCGCTGAGCGGGGTGCTGATCTATTATCTGGCGCGCAGGATGGGCGCGAACAAAAGAACGTCCGCCTTGGCGGGACTGTTATATATTGCCGGCGGCGTGGCGGCGGCAAATGCACGTTTTGCCCACAACGACCTTTATTTGCAATTTTTCACCATTCTATGCGTGTTTTTTGTCGTCAAATATCAATACAGCAGGATGCCATGGTGGTGGTATGCCTCCTTCTTTGCAGTTGGATTGGCGGCTTCGAGCAAATATACGGGCGGGAGCATCATCCTTTTACCGGTTATTGTGTATCTTGTCATGCACTGGTCAGAGATACGTGCCAGTTGGCTGTCCATGGCTGGCAGGCTGGTTTTAGGCGGGGTAGTCTCGTTTTTGGGATATGGGCTTGGTACGCCAAAAGCACTGTTTGCACCGGTTTACTACTTTACGAGTGTAATTCCTTTCTTGAGAAATTATCCGCAGTATGGGTTCAATTCCGGTGCGCAGATCGGGTTGTTTGGCCAGTGGCAGGTGTTCGAGAACGCGGTTGGCGCGTTTGTCTATTGGGTTTTTATTATCGCTTTTCTTTGGTTCGTTGTTAAGCTGGTTTTATGGAGATTTGTAAAGGTAAAGTTCGACCGGGGACAGGCGCAGGCGGTCTTTGCCCTGCTTCTGACAGTTCTGATCTTCGACCTGCCGTTCATGGTCTCCATCAATTACATCCCGCGCTATTTCATTCCATTCGTTCCGTTTTTGGCCATCCTGGGCGCTTTGTTTATCAGGGAGATTCTTGATCTGGCAAATGATTGGAACTGGAAAGTTATGTCGTACGCCGTCGGCCTCCTGCTTTTTGTGGGGATTTCACATGCCCTCCTGCGGCTGGCCAGCACGGCATTGCTCTTCATGAATGATGCCCGCATCCCTGCCAGTGAATATATTGCCGCTGTCCGCGGGTACGGAAAGAGCATTGAATATACGCTGTATCCTCCGGTTATTGAGAAGCGGCGTTTTATGCGGGCGCATAATTATCCGATCTATTTTGTGAAATATCCGACGGATGTAGTGCCACGCGGTGGACGCTATGAGTACAACCAGGGTGAGCAGGGCCTGCTGGAGCGCGGCACTGACTACTTTGTGATTGACAGCTACACCTATGATCGTTTCTACACTGACACAGTCTGCGAGACCAATCCAGTGGAATGTGATTTCTTCAAGCGGCTGCTGGCTGGGGAGGTAACGAGCTACCGGCTTATCAGGGAATTTTCGTATGAACTGCCAGCCTTCCTGCCAGGGGTCTGGGTTTCAGCAGTAAATCCGGATATAAAAATCTACGAACGTATGCCATAG